The following is a genomic window from Microcoleus sp. FACHB-672.
TGAAGCTTACGAAGTCTTATCTGACCCGGAAAAGCGCAAAAAATACGATCAATTCGGTCAATATTGGAAACAAGCTGGGCCAGGGCCAGGATGGTCATCTGCCCCTGGTGTAGATGTTAATAACTTCGACTTTAGCCAGTTCGGCAGTTTTGACGAATTCATTAACGAATTACTCGGTCGAGTTGGCAGCACCGGCCCTACTGCCGGTCGCAATCCGCGCTGGAATTATAACTACCGCACCAACACAGGTGGCCCAACCGGCTTTGGAGGCTTTGAAAATGGTTCAGGGGTTGGCAATCAATCAGCCGGCCCTTCTGCAGATCGAGAGGGAACGATTACTCTTACCTTTTCTGAAGCCTTTCAAGGTGTGCAGAGACGCTTGAGTTTGGGTAATGAAATGATTGATGTGCGAATTCCCGCCGGGGCTAAACCCGGAAGTCGCATTCGCGTTAAAGGTAAAGGTCAGCTCAATGCCTACAGCCAGCAGCGGGGAGATCTTTATTTAGTTGTCGAAATCCAGCCTCACACGTTCTTCCAATTTGATGGAGAGAATCTTGTCTGTGAGGTGCCGGTGACCCCTGATGAGGCCGTCTTAGGCAGTCAACTTGAAATCCCTACACCCGATGGGACTGTCACCATGAATGTCCCCGCCGGCATTCGTTCCGGTCAATCCCTACGGCTGCGTGGCAAAGGCTGGCCACGTCCAAAAGGAGGCCGCAGTGACCAACTGGTGCGAATCGTGATTGTGCCACCAAAAGATATCAGCGCGACTGAGCGCGAATTATACGAAAAAATTCGCGATTCTCGCAGCTTTAATCCCCGCAGTCATTTTCAGCAAATTCGCTTGTAAATTTTCTCCTCACCAAGTTTGTTAGGACGCGGCACTATCCCGCGTCTTTTTTTTATGAAGGTATTAAAAGGCCGGCTACAAAAGGGTTGATTATGTTGGTACTGGCAATTTTAAACCCTTTTTAGCTCCAAATAAAATATTAAGATTCAACGCTCTGCTAGATTTAACTTAGTTTTTGCCGGCCTAATAAAAAGCCCGACGAACTGCTAAATTGGAATCGAAGAGATTCAACTATAGATCACCGGCACTTCATTCTCGACTGTGCAGGCTGGCGTGACTCTGCCCAGCGAGTATTAAATTCAGATAAATACTCCTTGGCAATTTCCCCGTTGTTAAGAATCACCACATTTTCATCATTGCGCCGATCTGCATTATTCGAGAAATTATAAGAGCCGG
Proteins encoded in this region:
- a CDS encoding DnaJ C-terminal domain-containing protein codes for the protein MAATDFKDYYAILGISKTSSADDIKKTYRKLARKYHPDMNPGNREAEAHFKEVTEAYEVLSDPEKRKKYDQFGQYWKQAGPGPGWSSAPGVDVNNFDFSQFGSFDEFINELLGRVGSTGPTAGRNPRWNYNYRTNTGGPTGFGGFENGSGVGNQSAGPSADREGTITLTFSEAFQGVQRRLSLGNEMIDVRIPAGAKPGSRIRVKGKGQLNAYSQQRGDLYLVVEIQPHTFFQFDGENLVCEVPVTPDEAVLGSQLEIPTPDGTVTMNVPAGIRSGQSLRLRGKGWPRPKGGRSDQLVRIVIVPPKDISATERELYEKIRDSRSFNPRSHFQQIRL